CTTGAGCGCCTCGAGCTGCTCGGGACTCGGGTTGTCGAGCTTGGCCGCCTCGGCTTCCCAGTTGCCGCCCAGCATGATGTCGGTGCCGCGGCCGGCCATGTTGGTGGCGATGGTGATGGCGCCGGCGCGGCCCGCCTGGGCGATGATCTCCGCCTCGCTCTGGTGCTGCTTGGCGTTGAGCACGCTGAAGGCGAGGCCAGCCTGTTTCATCAGCCCGGCCAGGTACTCGGAGGTCTCGATGGAGGCGGTCCCCACCAGCACCGGGCGTCCGGCCTCGGTCTCGGCCTGGACGTCCTTGATGATCGCCTCGAACTTTTCCTCGGCGGTCAGGTAGACCAGGTCGTTGAGGTCGCGCCGCACCCGCGGCTTGTTGGTAGGAATCACCACCACGTCGAGGCCGTAGATCTGGCGGAACTCGAAGGCCTCGGTGTCGGCGGTACCGGTCATGCCGGCCAGCTTCTCGTAGAGGCGGAAGTAGTTCTGGAAGGTGGTCGAGGCGAGCGTCTGGCTCTCGCGCTGCACCGCCACGCCCTCCTTGGCCTCGACCGCCTGGTGCAGGCCCTCGGACCAGCGGCGGCCCGGCATGGTGCGCCCGGTGTGCTCGTCGACGATCACCACCTGGCCTTCGGCGACGATATAGTCCACGTCACGATGGTAGAGGTGACGGGCGCGCAGCGCCGAATGCATGTGGTGCAGCAGGTTGAGGTTCTGGGCCGCGTAGAGGGAGTCCTCCTCGCCCAGCAGCCCCTCCGCCCGCATCAGCTCCTCGACCTTGTTGTGGCCGGTCTCGGTGATCTCCACCTGCTTGTGCTTCTCGTCGAGCAGGAAGTCGCCGCTGGCCGGCTCCTCGGGATCCTCGCAGGCCACCAGGTGGGTCGCCAGGCGGTCCACAACCTTGTAGAGCTCGGTATTCTCGTCCACGGCGCCGGAGATGATCAGCGGCGTCCTCGCCTCGTCGATCAGGATCGAGTCCACCTCGTCGACGATGGCGAAGTTGAGCCCGCGCTGGACCTTGTCCTCCAGCGAGAAGGCCATGTTGTCGCGCAGATAGTCGAAGCCGAACTCGTTGTTGGTGCCGTAGGTGATGTCGCAGGCGTAGGCCGCGCGCTTCTCCTCGCTGGTCTGACCGGCATGGATGATGCCGACGGTGAGGCCGAGGAACTCATAGAGCGGACGCATCCACTCGGCGTCACGGCGCGCCAGGTAGTCGTTCACCGTGACCACGTGCACGCCCTTGCCGGGCAGGGCATTGAGGTAGACGGCCAGGGTCGCCACCAGGGTCTTGCCCTCACCGGTCTTCATCTCGGCGATGCGGCCGCTGTTCAGGGTCATGCCGCCGATCATCTGATCATCGAAGTGGCGCATGCCCATCACCCGCTTGCCCGCCTCGCGCACGGTGGCGAAGGCCTCGACGAGCAGGTCATCGAGTGCCTCGCCGGCGTCGAGACGGCCACGGAAGGCTTCGGTGCGCGCCTGCAGAGAGGCGTCGTCCAGCGCCTGCAGCTCCGGCTCGAGGAGGGTGATGCGGTCGGTCTGGCGGCTCATGCGCTTCACTTCACGATCGTTCTTGGAGCCGACGACCTTGCGTAACAGGGAATTGATCATTGGGGGGTCCAGTCTTTGCGTGTGGAAACGTGCCAGCCGCCCGAGGCAGCCGGCCAGGATCAGGGGTTCAGCGTGCCAACGCAGGGCGGACCCCGACGGGTCAGGACATCATGGGCCGCGGTCGCCGGACGGCGGCAGGGGGATGGCGGCAGGGGACGTCGCCCGCAGGCGCCGAGGCGGCCGAGGACGCGCAGCGGCCAGGCACGCCGCGCGCGGCGGCGGGCCTGCAGCCGGGAGCTGGCCCGGATCAGCGCCGGTGCCAGGATGCACACCTGCACCAGGCGCTCGGCCTGGCGCAGCGGCTCCCCCTGGGCCAGGCCGGCCGGCAGCAGGCACCCCACCAGCAGCCCGGCCAGCCACCAGCGCGCCGGGCGCCGCCGGCTCATGGCGGCAGGCGCCTTGGCATCGTCATGCTGGGTGCGGGCGGGCATGCTGTCGATGGACTCCCGAGCGTGCTAGGCTGGCGGGCATCAGCGCCCGACACAGTGAAGAGTGAGTGTGGCTTTCCTGTCCGGCGACCGGAACATGGCCCCGAGAAACAAGCCCATGAGTATAAAGGCTAAGCGCTTCCGCGCCCAGCCCATGACCCGCCTGCTCGATGGCCACGGCGAACTCGGCTCGCTGATGCGCATGGCGCGACTGATCGAGCGCGCTCAGCAGCACCTGCGTGACCAGCTCCCCGCGGAAGTGGCCGAGCACCTGCACGTGGGCGGCTTTCGCGATGGTCGCCTGACGCTGATCACCGACCGTGCCGCCTGGCTCACCCGGCTGCGCTACGAGCAGCCGCGACTGCTCGAACGGCTTCACCAGCTGCCCGGCTTCGAGGCGGTGACCGGCTTCACCCTCAAGGTCCGCCCGGTACGACCGGTCAAGGCGCCGCTGCGCCAGGTGCGCCATCTGCCGGCCCGAGCGGCCGATGAACTCGCGAGCTGCGCCGAGGACGTGGTCGACCCGCGGCTCAAGGCAGCGCTCCAGCGACTGGCCGCCCATGCCGAGCGCGAGCCATGACGGCAACGCCCCGAGCCCCATGACATGAAGAAGGCCCGCCAGATGCTGGCGGGCCTTCTTCATGTCATGGGGGCGGGACGAACTGGCGTCAGGCCATGGCCGGGGCCGCGTAGGAGATGGGCGCGGCGGCGGCCTCTTCCTCGAAGGTGACGATCTCGTAGGAGTCGGGCTGGGCCAGCAGGGCGCGGCAGAGCTGATTGTTGAGCGCATGGCCCGACTTCACCCCGCGGAACTCGCCGATCAGGCTGTGGCCGAGCTGGTAGAGGTCGCCGATGGCATCCAGCACCTTGTGCTTGACGAACTCGTCGTCGTAGCGAAGGCCGCCCTCGTTCACGATGCGGTAGTCGTCCACCACGATGGCGTTGTCGAGGCTGCCACCGAGCGCCAGGTTGTTGGAGCGCAGGTACTCCAGGTCACGCATGAAGCCGAAGGTGCGGGCCCGCGACACCTCCTTGACGAAGGAGGTGGTGGAGAAGTCCACCATGGCCGTCTGGGTCTGCTCCTCGAACACCGGATGGTCGAAGTCGATGGAGAAGGCGACCTTGAAGCCCTGATGCGGGCGAAAGGTGGCCTCCTTGTCGCCCTCGGTCACCGTGATCTCGCGCTTGATGCGGATGAACTTCTTGGGCGCGTTCTGCTCGCTGATGCCGGCGGACTGGATCAGGAACACGAAGGGGCCGGCACTGCCGTCCATGATCGGCACCTCGGGGGCGCTGAGGTCGACATAGGCGTTGTCGATGCCGAGTCCGGCCAGGGCCGACATCAGGTGCTCCACCGTGGCCACCTTGGCGCCGCCCGAGGAGAGCGCGGTACACAGGGTGGTGTCGGTGACGTTGTGGGCCTTCGCCGGAATCTGCACCTCGGGATCCAGATCGGTGCGCACGAAGACAATGCCGGTATCCACGGGCGCCGGGCGAAGGGTCATGTAGACCTTCTTGCCGGAGTGCAGGCCGACGCCCGTGGCGCGGATGACGTTCTTCAGGGTGCGTTGTCTGATCATGAGAGGTGGCCAGGCTGTTGTCGGGTTATCAAACACTGTTCACTATAACACCGAACGGGCGTTTCGACAAAGAAACCTCGCCCGGCACGCCCTATGGACTCGATAGCGCCCCTCAATCCGCCTGGCGGCGCAGGAAGGCCGGGATATCGAGATAGTCATCGAGCTCCTGGGAGCGGCGCTTCTCGGCACGCGGCTTGGCGGCCTCCTCCGGCTCGGCGGCGGCGCGGGGGGCCTGCTGGCGCATGGCCGGCTGCGCCGGGCGCTGACGGTAGTCGCTGCCTGCCTCGACGCGCTTGGCCGGCTCGCGGGTCGCTGCCTTGGCCTGCTGACGGCCGTCGAGCCCGGCGGCCACCACGGTGACACGCAGCTCGTCGGACATCTCCATGTCGATGGAGGTGCCCACCACGATGGTGGCGTCCTGGGAGGCGAACTCCTGAACGGTGGCGCCCACATCGTTGAACTCGCCGATGGAGAGATCCGGGCCGGCGGTGATGTTGACCAGGATGCCGCGGGCGCCGTGGAGGTCGACGTCCTCGAGCAGCGGGCTGCGAATGGCCTTCTCGGCGGCTTCCCTGGCGCGGTTCTCGCCGATGGCGCTGCCGGAGCCCATCATCGCCATGCCCATCTCGGACATCACGGTCCGCACGTCGGCGAAGTCGACGTTGATGATGCCCGGGCTTGTGATCAGCTCGGCGATGCCCTGAACGGCGCCCAGCAGCACATCGTTGGCGGCGCTGAAGGCGGTCAGCAGGCTGGCGCTCTTGCCCAGCACCGAGAGCAGCTTCTCGTTGGGGATGGTGATCAGCGAGTCGACGTGCTCGGAGAGCTCCCGCATGCCCTCCTCGGCGGCGCGCATGCGCTTGGGGCCCTCGAAGGGGAAGGGACGCGTCACCACCGCCACGGTGAGGATACCCAGCTCCTTGGCCACCTGGGCCACCACCGGGGCACCGCCGGTGCCGGTACCGCCACCCATCCCGGCGGTGATGAAGACCATGTCGGCACCGTTGAGCAGCTCGGCGATCCGCTCGCGGTCTTCCATGGCCGCCTGGCGCCCCACCTCGGGGTTGGCGCCGGCACCGAGCCCCTTGGTGATCTCGGTGCCGAGCTGGAGCACGGTCTTGGCGGAGACCCGCTTGAGGGCCTGGGCATCGGTGTTGGCGCAGATGAACTCCACGCCCTCGATGTTGCTCTCGACCATGTGATTGACGGCATTGCCGCCGCCGCCGCCGCCACCGATCACCTTGATGACCGCGCTGCTTGAGGGTGCGCTATCTACCAGTTCAAACATTTGCCCCGTCTCCTGGGTCGCCATGGCGACCCTGTCAGAAATTTCCTTTCAACCAGCCCTTGAACCTTGCCAGCGCCGGTATGCTTTCCCTGAAGCCGCGCCGGCCGGCGTCCTCACGCCGCGCCTGAACCGGCACCAAGCTGCCCTGTGTCTGTCGACCATGCCCCTGCCGATTTTCCTGCAGGGCGTAATGTAGCAAACCGACTCCGGTCGAATAAATCGGGTTGCGGACCACATCGGCCAGGCCCCGCACGTTCTGCGGGCAGGCGATGCGCACCGGCATGTGGAAGATCTCCTCGGCGAGCTCCACCACCCCTTCCATGCGCGCGGTGCCCCCGGTCAGCACCACCCCGGCGGCCACCAGGTCCTCGTAGCCGCTGCGGCGCAGTTCGTCGCGCACCAGGGTGAAGAGTTCCTCGTAGCGCGGCTCCACCACCTCGGCCAGCGCCTGGCGGGAGAGGTCCCTGGCCGGGCGGTCGCCGACGCTGGGCACCTTGATCAGCTCGTCGCTGGCGGCCAGCTGGGTCAACGCGCAGGCGTACTTGACCTTAATCTCCTCGGCGTGCTGGGTCGGGGTGCGCAGGGCCATGGCGATGTCGTTGGTGACCTGGTCCCCGGCAATGGGGATCACCGCCGTGTGGCGAATCGCCCCCTCGGTGAACACGGCGATATCGGTGGTGCCACCGCCGATGTCCACCATGCAGACGCCCAGCTCCCGCTCGTCCTCGGTGAGCACCGCCATGCTCGAGGCGAGCTGCTCGAGGATGATGGCATCGACCTCGAGGCCGCAGCGGCGCACGCACTTCTCGATATTCTGCACGGCGTTCAGTGCCGCCGTGACCAGGTGCACCCGGGCCTCCAGGCGCACCCCGGACATGCCCAGCGGCTCGCGGATGCCGCCCTGGGTGTCAATGGAGAACTCCTGGGGCAGCACATGGAGGACGCGCTGGCCCTCGGAGATGGCCCGGGCCCGGGCGGAGTCGATGACGCGATCGATGTCGGAGGGGGTGACCTCGCGCTCCTTGATCGCCACCACGCCATCGGAATTCATGGAGCTGATATGGCTGCCGGCGACGCCGACATAGACCGAGTGGATATCACAGCCGGCCATCAGCTCGGCCTCCTCCACGGCGCGTTGGATGGAGAGCACCGTGGATTCGATGTTGATCACCACCCCTTTCTTCATGCCGCGGGAGGGGTGCGAGCCGATACCGGCGATCTCGATGCCGCCATCGTCGGTGGGCTGACCCACGATCGCCACGACCTTGGACGTTCCGATATCCAGCCCGACTACCATATTGGACGCATTGGAAGGACCTGCCATGAGTCGGGAACTCTCCTAGAACCTGGCCCGCTTCGGGGCCTGCAACACGGAAAATGAACCTGGGGGCAATTATAGGAACAACTCGGGTTGATCCTCCACCCCACAGAAAAATTCACCTTTCACGATACGGTGATTTTGCCCCAAAAGAAACAGGCGCAGTCCCTCGAACATGCGCCTTTGCGGAGAAAATGGTCTCAGCCCTCGGCCGACTCATCATCCTCGGCGGGGTCGGATTCACCGTGCCAGGCAACGGCCACGCCGTTGGGGTATCGCAGGTCGATGTAGCGGATATGCGACGCCTGGGAGCCGAGCTGCCGCTGCCAGGCCGCGGAGAGCCTGCCCAGCCGCGCCTCGCGGTCGTTGCGACCGAGCATCACCCAGACCCCATCGTCCAGCTGGAAGCGCCAGGCGCCGCGGGGCTCCAGGCGCAGCTGGGAGAGCTCGAGGCCCATGGCGCCGAAGCGGGTGGCCAGCCGTTCGTGGTAGGCCAGCACCTCCGCCCCGCTGCCGGCGGGACCGGCGAGATCCGGCAGGTCGCCGGGCGGCGACACCGGGCCGAAGGCGAAGGGCTCGCCCTCGGGATTGAGCAGGTAGTCGTCGTTCCAGCGTGCCACCGGAATCTGCTCGACCAGCTCGAAGGTCAGCGCATTGGGCCACTCCCGAGTGACCCGCACCTCGGAGAGCCAGTCGATGGCCAGCGCCTCCTCGCGCAGTTCGGCCACGTTGACCGACAGCCAGGTGCGGCCGCGGATCAGCGGCGCCAGCTCGTCGCGCAGGTAGTCGGCGCTGACGTGGGTGAACTCGCCGGCGATGGAGACCCGCTCGATGGGCCGGTCGAGCCACAGCCACAGGGCCCGACCGCCGGCGCCGAACAGCACCAGCAGCAGCACCACCCCGAGCAGGCCACCGCGACGCGTCATGCCCGCTTCGCCTCCAGGGTGGTGGCCAGGATGCGCAGCACCAGGGCCTCGAAGTCGATACCGGCATGCGCCGCGGCCTGGGGCACCAGGCTGTGGTCGGTCATGCCCGGCGAGGTGTTGACCTCGATCAGCCAGAAGCGCCCCTCGACGTCGCGCATCACGTCGACGCGCCCCCACCCCTCGGCGCCGACCGCCTCGAAAGCGCGACGGCAGAGCTCGCCGAGCTCGGCCTCCTCGGCATCGCCGAGCCCGCAGGGCAGGTGGTAGCGCGTCTCGTCGGAGAGGTACTTGGCCTCGTAGTCGTAGAAGCCCCCGGGCACCTCGACGCGGATCGCCGGCAGCACCTCGTCGCCAAGCAGCGACACCGTATACTCGTCGCCCTTGATGAAGCGCTCGGCCATCACCCGGGCGTCGAAGCGGGCCGCCTCGTGGTAGGCCGCCGCCAGGGCCTCGGCGCTCTCGACGATGCTGATGCCCAGCGTCGAGCCCTCATGCACCGGCTTGACGATCAGCGGCAGGCCGAGGCGCGCCACCACCGCCGACCAGTCGGCGTCGGTCTCCAGCATCACCGACTCCGGCGTGGGCAGGCCGAGTGCCTGCCACACCAGCTTGGTGCGCTGCTTGTCCATGCCCAGGGCCGAGGCGAGCACGCCGCTGCCGGTATAGGGAATACCGAGCAGCTCCAGCGCCCCCTGCAGGGTGCCGTCCTCGCCGCCGCGGCCGTGCAGGGCGATGAAGACGCGGTCCGGGGCCAGGGCCTCGAGCCCCACCAGCCCGCCGTCGGCAGGGTCGTAGCCGATGGCATTCACGCCGGCGCGGGTGAGCGCCGCCAGCACCGCCGCCCCGCTCTTCAGCGAGACCTCCCGCTCGGCGGAGCTGCCGCCGTAGATCACGGCCACGCGGCCCAGGTCGTTCACCAGGCTCATAGGGTCACCTCGTCGAGCTCAAGGGCCGCCTCGGCCAGGGCCAGGGAGATGCCACCCACGTCGCCGGCGCCCTGGGTGATCAGGATGTCGTCCGGGCGCAGCACCCGGGCCAGCAGACCAGGCAGTTCGCCCTTCTCCTGGACGAAGATCGGGTCCACCTCACCGCGCTGGCGGATGGAACCGGCCAGGGTGCGCCCCTCGGCGCCGGGAATCGGCGCCTCGCCGGCGCTGTAGACGTCCAGCAGCAGCAGGGTATCGACGCCGGAGAGCACCCGCACGAAGTCCTCATAGAGGTCACGGGTGCGCGAGTAGCGGTGGGGCTGGTAGAGCATCACCAGGCGCCGCTCGGGCCAGCCGGCGCGTACCGCCCGGATCACCATCTCCACCTCGCGAGGGTGGTGGCCGTAGTCGTCCACCAGCATCACCTCGCCCTCGCCGCCCGGCGCCGGGAAATGCCCCTGCACCTGGAAGCGACGTCCCACCCCCTGGAAGCCGGCCAGGCCGCGCAGGATGGCGTCGTCGTCGACCCCGGCATCGGTGGCCACGGCGATGGCCGCCAGGGCGTTCAGGGCGTTGTGGCGGCCGGGCATGGCCAGCCGAACGGCGAGCGGCGCCAGCCCGCCGGGGCGATGGGCGGTGAAGCGGATCTCGCCGGCCTGCTGG
The Halomonas alkalicola DNA segment above includes these coding regions:
- the secA gene encoding preprotein translocase subunit SecA, producing MINSLLRKVVGSKNDREVKRMSRQTDRITLLEPELQALDDASLQARTEAFRGRLDAGEALDDLLVEAFATVREAGKRVMGMRHFDDQMIGGMTLNSGRIAEMKTGEGKTLVATLAVYLNALPGKGVHVVTVNDYLARRDAEWMRPLYEFLGLTVGIIHAGQTSEEKRAAYACDITYGTNNEFGFDYLRDNMAFSLEDKVQRGLNFAIVDEVDSILIDEARTPLIISGAVDENTELYKVVDRLATHLVACEDPEEPASGDFLLDEKHKQVEITETGHNKVEELMRAEGLLGEEDSLYAAQNLNLLHHMHSALRARHLYHRDVDYIVAEGQVVIVDEHTGRTMPGRRWSEGLHQAVEAKEGVAVQRESQTLASTTFQNYFRLYEKLAGMTGTADTEAFEFRQIYGLDVVVIPTNKPRVRRDLNDLVYLTAEEKFEAIIKDVQAETEAGRPVLVGTASIETSEYLAGLMKQAGLAFSVLNAKQHQSEAEIIAQAGRAGAITIATNMAGRGTDIMLGGNWEAEAAKLDNPSPEQLEALKAAWQERHDAVLAAGGLHVIGSERHESRRIDNQLRGRAGRQGDPGSTRFFLSLEDSLMRLFGSDRVQRMMKALGLERGEAIEHKMVSNAVERAQKKVESRNFDIRKQLLEYDDVANDQRRVIYEQRNEILAAEQVSEAVAGIRQEVLDLAISDYVPPQSLAEQWDLPGLQDHLKAEFNLDVPVVQWAEEDDRFHEEQLRERLQTLHRETYEAKVAEAGEALMRRFEKQVMLQVLDTRWKEHLQSMDHLRRGIHLRGYAQKNPKQEYKRESFELFQNLLANIKADVTRILSHVQVRRPEEVEELEQKRREALEREKAMADSRHEDPDALDRPEESGAPLPGADGRPVRREGPKVGRNDPCPCGSGKKFKQCCGKLD
- a CDS encoding DUF721 domain-containing protein; the encoded protein is MSIKAKRFRAQPMTRLLDGHGELGSLMRMARLIERAQQHLRDQLPAEVAEHLHVGGFRDGRLTLITDRAAWLTRLRYEQPRLLERLHQLPGFEAVTGFTLKVRPVRPVKAPLRQVRHLPARAADELASCAEDVVDPRLKAALQRLAAHAEREP
- the lpxC gene encoding UDP-3-O-acyl-N-acetylglucosamine deacetylase, with amino-acid sequence MIRQRTLKNVIRATGVGLHSGKKVYMTLRPAPVDTGIVFVRTDLDPEVQIPAKAHNVTDTTLCTALSSGGAKVATVEHLMSALAGLGIDNAYVDLSAPEVPIMDGSAGPFVFLIQSAGISEQNAPKKFIRIKREITVTEGDKEATFRPHQGFKVAFSIDFDHPVFEEQTQTAMVDFSTTSFVKEVSRARTFGFMRDLEYLRSNNLALGGSLDNAIVVDDYRIVNEGGLRYDDEFVKHKVLDAIGDLYQLGHSLIGEFRGVKSGHALNNQLCRALLAQPDSYEIVTFEEEAAAAPISYAAPAMA
- a CDS encoding cell division protein FtsQ/DivIB encodes the protein MTRRGGLLGVVLLLVLFGAGGRALWLWLDRPIERVSIAGEFTHVSADYLRDELAPLIRGRTWLSVNVAELREEALAIDWLSEVRVTREWPNALTFELVEQIPVARWNDDYLLNPEGEPFAFGPVSPPGDLPDLAGPAGSGAEVLAYHERLATRFGAMGLELSQLRLEPRGAWRFQLDDGVWVMLGRNDREARLGRLSAAWQRQLGSQASHIRYIDLRYPNGVAVAWHGESDPAEDDESAEG
- a CDS encoding D-alanine--D-alanine ligase; this translates as MSLVNDLGRVAVIYGGSSAEREVSLKSGAAVLAALTRAGVNAIGYDPADGGLVGLEALAPDRVFIALHGRGGEDGTLQGALELLGIPYTGSGVLASALGMDKQRTKLVWQALGLPTPESVMLETDADWSAVVARLGLPLIVKPVHEGSTLGISIVESAEALAAAYHEAARFDARVMAERFIKGDEYTVSLLGDEVLPAIRVEVPGGFYDYEAKYLSDETRYHLPCGLGDAEEAELGELCRRAFEAVGAEGWGRVDVMRDVEGRFWLIEVNTSPGMTDHSLVPQAAAHAGIDFEALVLRILATTLEAKRA
- the ftsZ gene encoding cell division protein FtsZ; this translates as MFELVDSAPSSSAVIKVIGGGGGGGNAVNHMVESNIEGVEFICANTDAQALKRVSAKTVLQLGTEITKGLGAGANPEVGRQAAMEDRERIAELLNGADMVFITAGMGGGTGTGGAPVVAQVAKELGILTVAVVTRPFPFEGPKRMRAAEEGMRELSEHVDSLITIPNEKLLSVLGKSASLLTAFSAANDVLLGAVQGIAELITSPGIINVDFADVRTVMSEMGMAMMGSGSAIGENRAREAAEKAIRSPLLEDVDLHGARGILVNITAGPDLSIGEFNDVGATVQEFASQDATIVVGTSIDMEMSDELRVTVVAAGLDGRQQAKAATREPAKRVEAGSDYRQRPAQPAMRQQAPRAAAEPEEAAKPRAEKRRSQELDDYLDIPAFLRRQAD
- the ftsA gene encoding cell division protein FtsA, giving the protein MAGPSNASNMVVGLDIGTSKVVAIVGQPTDDGGIEIAGIGSHPSRGMKKGVVINIESTVLSIQRAVEEAELMAGCDIHSVYVGVAGSHISSMNSDGVVAIKEREVTPSDIDRVIDSARARAISEGQRVLHVLPQEFSIDTQGGIREPLGMSGVRLEARVHLVTAALNAVQNIEKCVRRCGLEVDAIILEQLASSMAVLTEDERELGVCMVDIGGGTTDIAVFTEGAIRHTAVIPIAGDQVTNDIAMALRTPTQHAEEIKVKYACALTQLAASDELIKVPSVGDRPARDLSRQALAEVVEPRYEELFTLVRDELRRSGYEDLVAAGVVLTGGTARMEGVVELAEEIFHMPVRIACPQNVRGLADVVRNPIYSTGVGLLHYALQENRQGHGRQTQGSLVPVQARREDAGRRGFRESIPALARFKGWLKGNF